The following proteins come from a genomic window of Xiphias gladius isolate SHS-SW01 ecotype Sanya breed wild unplaced genomic scaffold, ASM1685928v1 HiC_scaffold_312, whole genome shotgun sequence:
- the LOC120787619 gene encoding protein SON-like, with translation MAKEFPVSSGSQHRKKEGEALGAYGEWVPVDKTADKAAAASTKALTTVPIASAATSSGETAAARSPDAAEQPVFVAVNGSVFPDPLLQD, from the exons ATGGCCAAGGAGTTTCCTGTGTCTTCAGGATCCCAACATCGTAAGAAG GAGGGCGAGGCATTGGGTGCCTATGGAGAATGGGTTCCCGttgacaaaacagcagacaaagctGCAGCTGCCTCCACAAAGGCCCTGACGACTGTTCCCATAGCGTCAGCTGCCACATCATCAGGTGAAACGGCGGCAGCACGGTCACCAGACGCTGCCGAACAGCCAGTGTTTGTGGCCGTTAATGGCAGCGTTTTTCCTGACCCACTACTGCAG GACTAG